Proteins from a single region of Sesamum indicum cultivar Zhongzhi No. 13 linkage group LG5, S_indicum_v1.0, whole genome shotgun sequence:
- the LOC105161617 gene encoding wall-associated receptor kinase 2 translates to MSQQSIFFILLLCLLLALGSTSAESISKGTSITRPNCQSKCGNLTVPYPFGIGLGTGCSLGSWFDVNCNTSFTPPRPFIGTGNLEILDISANTLKIKNWVASRCYNQFGNITQDNKVSVDLATTPFTFSDINKFSVLGCDEFALIAGSEGRNFTSGCVSVCSSNRDLIDGDCSGIGCCQTAIPKGLKRFNTNLGTLYSHLNIWSFAPCGYAFLGDPDSFRFSVSDLNDTAFQNRTIENVPVVLDWVIGTQNCSEAQGSSDFACLQNSYCVDSDTGLGGYRCSCSEGYEGNPYLSLGCIDINECETNPCDENGICTNIQGSYTCSCANGYWGDGRKDGRGCITKNHQFPLIKFALGMSFGLLALVIAVTWLYFGIKKRKLINLREKFFRQNGGLLLKQQLSSHDGSVKSTRIFTAEELEKATNHYADDRILGRGGYGTVYKGILLDPHQIVAIKKSRIMDQCQIEQFINEVIILTQVNHRNIVKLLGCCLETEVPLLVYEYVSNGTLFNHIHNNGGISWFSWDNRLRIATEAAGALAYLHSAAAKPIIHRDVKSPNVLLDEYYNAKISDFGASRLVPIDQTQVTTLVQGTLGYLDPEYFQTSQLTEKSDVYSFGVVLAELMTARKPLSNTKTSKEKSLATFFVVSMKENCLFQILDPRVLKEGSLEQLQAVGELVKRCLKLHGEERPTMKEVVTELESLRKFTKHPWVQQQVQEEAVGLMSEESSDLYTVTIDPQFSTGEYSGQHNSGTTPLIYGGHGPR, encoded by the exons ATGTCTCAGCAATCCATTTTCTTCATTCTACTCTTGTGCCTTCTGCTGGCTTTGGGCAGCACAAGTGCCGAGTCTATCAGCAAAGGAACTAGCATAACCAGGCCTAATTGCCAAAGCAAGTGTGGGAACTTAACAGTTCCATACCCATTTGGCATTGGCCTAGGAACAGGTTGCTCGTTAGGCTCATGGTTCGATGTAAACTGCAATACTTCATTCACTCCACCGAGACCCTTTATTGGCACAGGCAACCTAGAGATTCTCGACATATCAGCTAATAcattaaaaatcaagaattgggTGGCCTCAAGATGCTACAACCAATTTGGCAATATAACGCAGGACAACAAAGTATCAGTTGATCTTGCGACTACCCCTTTTACCTTTTCAGACATCAACAAGTTCTCTGTCCTGGGCTGTGATGAATTTGCACTGATAGCTGGATCAGAAGGACGTAATTTCACCAGTGGATGTGTCTCAGTTTGTTCCAGCAATCGGGATTTGATTGACGGAGATTGTTCCGGCATTGGATGTTGTCAGACTGCCATTCCAAAGGGACTGAAGAGGTTTAATACAAATCTTGGCACTCTCTATAGTCATCTAAACATTTGGTCATTTGCCCCTTGTGGTTATGCCTTTCTTGGAGATCCTGACAGCTTCAGATTCAGTGTGTCCGATCTCAACGACACGGCTTTCCAGAACAGGACCATAGAGAATGTGCCGGTGGTTCTGGACTGGGTAATTGGGACTCAGAATTGTAGTGAAGCTCAGGGATCCAGTGATTTTGCCTGTCTCCAGAATAGCTACTGTGTTGATTCAGATACTGGTCTTGGGGGATACAGATGTAGCTGTTCAGAAGGATATGAGGGGAATCCATATCTTAGTCTAGGCTGCATAG ATATCAATGAATGTGAAACCAATCCATGTGATGAAAATGGAATCTGCACAAACATACAGGGCAGCTATACCTGTTCCTGTGCAAACGGGTACTGGGGAGATGGGAGAAAAGATGGCCGTGGTTGCATTACCAAGAACCATCAGTTCCCATTAATCAAGTTTGCATTAG GCATGAGTTTTGGCCTCTTGGCTTTAGTAATTGCTGTGACTTGGCTATACTTCGGTATCAAGAAAAGGAAGCTCATAAACCTGAGGGAGAAATTCTTCCGACAAAATGGTGGGCTGCTGTTGAAGCAGCAACTTTCTTCACATGATGGTAGTGTGAAATCAACCAGGATATTTACTGCAGAAGAACTTGAAAAGGCCACCAACCATTATGCAGATGATCGCATCCTAGGCCGAGGTGGTTATGGCACAGTTTATAAAGGCATACTGCTTGATCCACATCAAATTGTTGCAATCAAGAAATCACGAATAATGGATCAGTGTCAGATAGAGCAGTTCATCAATGAGGTGATTATTTTGACTCAAGTTAATCACCGAAATATTGTCAAACTTTTAGGCTGTTGTTTGGAGACTGAAGTTCCTTTATTGGTATACGAATATGTCTCAAATGGTACGCTTTTTAACCATATCCATAATAATGGAGGAATCTCTTGGTTTTCTTGGGACAATCGTCTTAGAATTGCAACAGAGGCTGCTGGTGCATTAGCCTATCTCCATTCTGCAGCTGCAAAGCCAATTATTCACAGAGATGTCAAGTCTCCCAATGTACTTCTAGATGAATACTACAATGcaaaaatttcagattttGGGGCATCGAGATTGGTCCCCATCGATCAAACACAAGTGACTACTTTAGTCCAAGGAACCTTAGGTTACTTAGATCCTGAGTACTTCCAAACGAGCCAGCTAACTGAAAAAAGTGATGTCTACAGCTTCGGAGTAGTTCTTGCAGAGCTTATGACGGCCAGGAAACCTCTCTCAAATACGAAAACCAGCAAAGAGAAGAGCCTGGCCACTTTTTTTGTGGTGTCAATGAAAGAAAACTGTCTGTTCCAGATTTTGGATCCTCGTGTTCTAAAAGAAGGGAGTTTGGAACAACTCCAAGCAGTTGGTGAGCTTGTGAAGAGATGTCTTAAGTTGCATGGTGAAGAAAGACCGACAATGAAAGAAGTGGTGACTGAACTTGAAAGCTTACGGAAGTTCACTAAGCATCCTTGGGTTCAGCAACAAGTTCAAGAGGAAGCTGTTGGGTTGATGAGTGAGGAATCTTCAGATTTATACACTGTCACAATTGATCCTCAGTTTAGTACCGGGGAGTACTCTGGACAGCATAATTCGGGCACTACACCTTTGATCTATGGCGGTCATGGCCCCCGCTGA
- the LOC105161616 gene encoding wall-associated receptor kinase 5, translated as MFLNSAVFYLFLCLFPLALATTSSSSRLITQGTTITKPNCQRKCGNLTVPYPFGIGINTGCSISSWFDVNCNTSFSTPKPFIATGNLEILDISDDKVLIKNWVAASCYSQSGNLTRRNPAFINLATTPFSFSDTNKFTVLGCDEFALISGSEGRNFTSGCVSLCSSSEDLIEGECSGIGCCQTAIPKGLKKFNSTVGSLSNHVDIWSFDPCGYAFLGDPGSYRFSASDLTDVSFQNWTTNNVPVVLDWAIGTENCSEAQKYNDFACLQNSYCIDSDTGFGGYRCSCLKGYDGNPYLSPGCIDINECENNPCGEHGVCINTLGSFNCSCKKGYIGDGTKEGRGCIAENSQFPVTKFSLGISFGFLALIIAATVVYFSIKKRNLMKLREKFFQQNGGLLLKQQLSSNEMSMKSSKIFTAEELEKATNNYADDRILGRGGYGTVYKGILHDKQIVAIKKSRVMDQTQIEQFINEVIILTQVNHRNVVKLLGCCLETEVPLLVYEYVSNGTLFYHIHNSGGLPWFSWDNRLRIATEAAGALAYLHSAAAMPIIHRDVKSPNILLDEYYTAKISDFGASRLVPIDQTQVSTLVQGTLGYLDPEYFHTSQLTEKSDVYSFGVVLAELMTGRKPLANTKNEEEKSLATFFILSLKEDRLFQILDPRVLREGSLEQIRTVAELVKRCLRLHSEERPTMKDVAMELEGLRKLSKHPWAQQEVEEEAVGLMSQQSDLYTVAIDSGIISTGEYSGQHSLDSRMIHPINSPR; from the exons ATGTTTCTGAATTCTGCCGTCTTTTATCTCTTCTTGTGCCTTTTTCCATTGGCTTTGGCCACAACAAGTAGCAGTAGCAGGCTCATCACCCAAGGTACAACCATCACAAAGCCTAATTGCCAGAGAAAATGTGGAAACTTAACTGTTCCATACCCTTTTGGCATTGGCATCAACACAGGTTGCTCCATAAGCTCGTGGTTTGATGTCAACTGCAACACTTCATTCAGTACCCCAAAACCCTTCATTGCCACAGGCAATCTTGAGATTCTTGACATCTCAGACGACAAGGTACTCATCAAGAACTGGGTGGCTGCATCCTGCTATAGCCAATCTGGCAACTTAACACGACGAAACCCAGCATTCATCAACCTTGCGACCacccctttttccttttctgatACTAACAAGTTCACTGTCTTGGGCTGCGACGAATTTGCCCTGATATCCGGATCAGAAGGGCGTAATTTCACCAGTGGATGTGTTTCGCTATGTTCCAGCAGCGAGGATTTGATTGAAGGGGAATGTTCTGGCATTGGATGTTGTCAAACTGCCATCCCAAAGGGTCTAAAGAAGTTCAATTCAACTGTTGGCTCTCTCAGCAATCATGTTGATATTTGGTCATTTGACCCCTGTGGATATGCCTTTCTTGGGGATCCTGGCAGCTACAGATTCAGTGCATCCGACCTCACCGATGTGAGTTTTCAGAATTGGACTACTAATAATGTCCCTGTGGTTCTTGACTGGGCAATTGGTACTGAGAATTGCAGTGAAGCTCAGAAATACAACGATTTTGCTTGCCTTCAGAATAGCTACTGTATTGATTCTGATACTGGATTTGGAGGATATCGGTGTAGCTGTTTGAAGGGGTACGATGGGAATCCATATCTTAGTCCAGGCTGCATAG ATATCAACGAATGTGAAAATAATCCTTGTGGCGAACATGGGGTTTGCATTAATACACTGGGCAGTTTTAACTGTTCTTGCAAGAAGGGATATATTGGTGACGGGACAAAAGAGGGGCGTGGTTGCATTGCTGAGAACTCTCAGTTTCCTGTTACCAAGTTTTCATTAG GTATAAGCTTTGGGTTCTTGGCCTTAATAATTGCTGCGACAGTGGTGTACTTCAGCATAAAAAAACGGAATCTCATGAAACTAAGAGAAAAATTCTTCCAGCAAAATGGTGGGTTGCTGTTGAAGCAGCAACTTTCCTCAAACGAGATGAGTATGAAATCATCCAAGATCTTCACAGCCGAAGAACTTGAAAAGGCCACCAATAATTATGCAGACGACCGCATACTAGGCCGAGGTGGTTATGGTACGGTGTACAAAGGAATCCTCCATGACAAACAAATCGTGGCCATCAAAAAGTCACGAGTAATGGATCAGACTCAAATAGAGCAGTTCATCAATGAGGTGATTATCTTGACCCAAGTCAACCACCGAAACGTTGTCAAGCTTCTTGGATGTTGTTTGGAAACTGAAGTACCTCTATTGGTCTATGAATATGTTTCAAATGGTACGCTCTTTTACCACATCCACAACAGTGGAGGACTGCCTTGGTTTTCTTGGGACAATCGTTTAAGAATTGCGACAGAGGCTGCTGGTGCATTAGCTTATCTCCATTCTGCAGCTGCAATGCCTATTATTCACAGAGATGTCAAATCTCCCAACATACTATTGGACGAGTACTACACAGCCAAGATATCAGACTTTGGAGCCTCAAGATTGGTCCCAATAGATCAAACACAAGTCTCCACCCTAGTCCAAGGAACCTTAGGTTACTTGGACCCTGAGTATTTCCACACGAGCCAGTTGACAGAAAAAAGTGACGTTTACAGCTTCGGGGTGGTGCTGGCTGAGCTCATGACAGGAAGGAAACCACTAGCCAACACGAAAAACGAAGAAGAAAAGAGCCTGGCGACATTCTTCATCTTGTCATTAAAAGAAGACCGCTTGTTCCAAATTCTGGATCCTCGTGTGCTAAGAGAAGGAAGTTTGGAGCAAATCCGGACTGTTGCTGAGCTGGTGAAGCGGTGTTTGAGGCTACACAGTGAGGAGAGGCCGACGATGAAAGATGTGGCAATGGAACTGGAAGGTTTAAGGAAGCTTAGCAAACATCCTTGGGCTCAACAAGAAGTTGAAGAGGAGGCTGTAGGGCTAATGAGTCAGCAATCTGATTTATATACAGTGGCAATAGATTCAGGTATTATTAGTACGGGCGAGTATTCTGGACAGCATAGTTTGGACAGCCGCATGATACACCCCATCAACAGT CCTCGCTGA